The following coding sequences lie in one Aricia agestis chromosome 18, ilAriAges1.1, whole genome shotgun sequence genomic window:
- the LOC121736074 gene encoding uncharacterized protein LOC121736074: MAKKDGWNEIAEKFGITNDEAYKKFRSLRTYALNEQKKNKSGSAGGRIVKWFAYDAISFVYNQNTANTGLDSENATPNVETANTDDSAGPEEVVNTDTTDSVEILDTSPKPRTKRPKTVDPLLEKAQNIIRGAGETKRNEYAGFGEHIANKLSKYDDYTRAQAELKIMQILFECDMSMHRTRPLSRFTPSPNSSRGGASTSQSQYSDISILPRQNNIQYVIVPNSQDVNTSIQTQSEQNTLQHVLDNQSQVPQSTTYEELVSYTLQYDESQK, from the exons ATGGCAAAAAAAGACGGATGGAATGAAATCGCTGAAAAATTCGGCATAACCAACGACGAGGCTTATAAAAAATTTAGAAGCCTAAGAACATACGCACTTAATgagcagaaaaaaaataaaagcggTAGCGCTGGTGGTAGAATCGTGAAATGGTTTGCTTATGATGCAATATCGTTTGTTTATAACCAAAACACCGCGAATACAGGATTAGACAGTGAAAATGCAACACCTAAT GTGGAAACTGCAAACACTGACGACAGTGCTGGCCCAGAAGAAGTCGTGAATACAGATACAACTGACTCTGTAGAAATCTTAGATACTAGTCCAAAACCACGTACTAAGAGACCTAAGACTGTAGATCCATTATTAGAAAAGGCTCAAAACATTATACGTGGTGCTGGtgaaacaaaaagaaatgaatatGCTGGTTTCGGAGAGCATATAGCAAACAAGCTAAGCAAATATGACGATTACACCCGTGCTCAAGCAGAATTAAAAATTATGCAAATTTTGTTCGAATGTGATATGTCTATGCACAGAACTCGACCTTTGTCTCGATTTACACCAAGTCCTAACAGTAGTAGAGGTGGAGCTAGCACATCACAAAGCCAATATTCTGACATTTCCATACTACCACGTCAAAATAATATCCAGTATGTTATTGTTCCTAACTCTCAAGATGTTAATACTTCAATTCAAACTCAGTCAGAGCAAAATACTTTACAGCATGTTTTGGATAATCAGTCTCAAGTTCCTCAGTCGACTACTTATGAAGAACTTGTGTCATATACTCTCCAGTATGATGAATcacaaaagtaa
- the LOC121736238 gene encoding uncharacterized protein LOC121736238 yields the protein MSSSILNIGDSVVFDDSIESIEYHSFHPFNDSYKNNDEIRIRINDQDIIVWPSESQLIIEGTTTKSSTFVNNGAAHLFQDIRYELNGVEIDRTKNCGVTTTMKGILSYGEEESKALENSCWNTSSSSGIKDIEGEFCFTIPLRHLLGFAEDYTKVIVNAKHELVLNRSSTNSNCAIKTKDATKGFEININRIVWRMPIVKVSDKEKLRLLRYVESNAPIPISFRSWDLYEYPLLPTSQKHVWTVKTSTQLEKPRFVILGFQHARNNDESKDKSLFDHSNFHNARLYLNSQYYPYESFANDFEKGVYSLLYEAFCNFKRQYYGLKNANVQVNPAHFKTKAPLVVIDCSRQMDTIRSGVGGGIDIKLEMEFKKAIPSDTTAYCLIINDSLFEYTILTKSVRKISS from the coding sequence atGTCATcatcaattttaaatattgggGATAGTGTGGTGTTTGATGATAGCATTGAAAGTATTGAATATCACTCTTTCCACCCCTTCAATGATTCATATAAGAATAATGATGAGATTCGGATTCGTATCAATGATCAGGATATAATTGTGTGGCCCTCGGAGAGTCAACTCATAATCGAGGGCACTACAACAAAATCCTCCACTTTTGTAAACAATGGTGCTGCCCACCTGTTCCAAGACATTCGATATGAATTAAACGGTGTGGAGATTGATCGAACAAAAAACTGCGGTGTCACCACCACAATGAAGGGTATCTTATCGTACGGTGAGGAGGAGAGTAAGGCCTTGGAGAATAGTTGTTGGAACACATCATCATCAAGCGGCATCAAAGACATAGAAGGAGAGTTTTGTTTCACCATCCCACTACGACATTTATTGGGTTTCGCTGAGGATTATACCAAGGTTATTGTGAATGCAAAACACGAACTCGTACTCAACAGGAGCTCTACAAATTCAAACTGCGCCATCAAGACCAAGGATGCAACGAAGGGTTTTGAAATTAACATAAACCGTATTGTATGGCGCATGCCTATTGTAAAGGTGTCTGATAAGGAAAAACTTCGTTTGTTACGTTATGTGGAGAGTAATGCACCAATTCCCATTTCATTCCGATCGTGGGATCTTTACGAATATCCGCTGCTACCAACGTCACAAAAGCATGTGTGGACAGTTAAAACGAGCACACAATTGGAGAAACCTCGTTTTGTCATACTAGGATTTCAGCATGCACGCAACAATGATGAAAGCaaagataaaagtttatttgatcACTCCAATTTCCACAATGCTCGTCTCTATCTCAACTCTCAATACTATCCATACGAGTCGTTTGCTAATGACTTTGAAAAGGGTGTCTACTCCCTGTTGTATGAAGCGTTTTGTAACTTTAAAAGGCAATACTATGGTTTGAAAAACGCTAATGTTCAAGTGAACCCAGCTCATTTTAAGACAAAAGCACCTCTTGTTGTAATCGACTGTTCCCGACAAATGGACACCATTCGATCGGGTGTGGGGGGTGGTATAGACATAAAATTGGAGATGGAATTCAAGAAAGCCATCCCCAGTGACACTACCGCCTACTGCCTCATTATCAATGATTCCCTCTTTGAATACACCATTTTAACCAAATCAGTTCGAAAAATATCCAGTTAA
- the LOC121736239 gene encoding putative nuclease HARBI1, giving the protein MSVIGNNFIKEYRLSKEAFEYLCGLLRAHTDLKSSQRVSLETKVLCALLFYAHGSYQRITGKAHHFSQEAMSVFIHQVTQALNHPIILKKFIKFPTRREERDTIKQSFYNKYGFPGVIGCIDGSHFKIFTPNKEEEHLYFCRKHYHSLNVQMICDHNCNILSVNAKFGGATHDAFIWENSNINDYIQSLHRQNEIVWLLGDSGYPQRPWLMTPYLDPPPNSMKEVYNVAHISTRVVIENTFGRLKNRWRCLHRDRTLHYQPEKCAQIILACCVLHNIALKYNIPDPEDNIGVGTQGIFSKINYGYR; this is encoded by the exons ATGTCCG TGataggtaataattttattaaagaatATAGGCTAAGCAAAGAGGCTTTCGAGTATTTGTGTGGACTCCTAAGAGCTCACACAGATTTGAAATCATCACAAAGAGTATCTCTTGAAACAAAG gTTTTATgtgcattattattttatgcacaTGGCAGCTATCAGCGAATTACTGGCAAAGCTCATCATTTTTCCCAGGAGGCAATGAGTGTCTTTATTCATCAAGTAACACAAGCTTTAAACCAtccaataattttaaaaaaattcataaaatttcCAACGAGAAGAGAAGAAAGGGATACCATTAAACAAAG tttctacAATAAATATGGCTTCCCAGGAGTAATAGGGTGTATTGACGGAAgtcactttaaaatatttacacccAACAAAGAAGAGGAGCACTTATATTTCTGTAGGAAACATTATCATTCTCTTAATGTGCAAATG ATATGTGACCACAATTGTAACATCCTCTCTGTAAATGCAAAGTTTGGAGGTGCAACACACGATGCATTTATATGGGAGAATAGCAATATCAATGATTACATACAATCATTGCACAGGCAGAATGAGATTGTGTGGCTGCTTG GCGATTCCGGTTACCCTCAACGGCCATGGTTGATGACACCCTATTTAGACCCGCCTCCAAATTCGATGAAGGAAGTCTACAATGTAGCTCACATATCCACAAGAGTTGTCATCGAGAATACTTTTGGGCGTTTGAAAAACCGATGGCGCTGTCTACATAGGGATAGGACTTTACACTATCAACCAGAAAAATGTGCACAAATTATTTTAGCATGTTGTGTGTTACACAACATTGCACTGAAATACAATATTCCGGATCCTGAGGATAATATTGGTGTAGGAACACAAggtatttttagtaaaataaactATGGATACAGATGa